Proteins encoded by one window of Haliotis asinina isolate JCU_RB_2024 chromosome 6, JCU_Hal_asi_v2, whole genome shotgun sequence:
- the LOC137287776 gene encoding uncharacterized protein, translating into MCPLLFIVSLLECLYLLHGLNHSACYNSEFIIDSPLCESSGYLAPRKFLFGQISPSSTCPTELRGQRDYHTVRRCCKVHNEDTILKEVCIPGQKALLSSPLSQMARYCSRGNRCDSGKRLTSTELFTGDYVSLEFDCVPVKDEIHVNSDEVLYGKNVYLISDKKDGSVRDAKCVAYSNNPSSSIVIALVDNNVLSGTCTISFANSMSGTTTINCAKTEIVNGCNNVLYTATRSRVDINLTMSVLANNSDRQFLWMMASVTDGGNVTVACGNKTPPNGAPSTGSTKNNLLTQKGSSSYHSNAPTITPFRLTKTTKQTSHSETVSASNGPVPTLSPPTSNSGRPKSTAFMSLSPQPTGRSPSSPTSTMRTVPTSNVTSPQTNRTTSHQSSGPVLATSKTTPFKSYTATGKPYSSRNSRPTTVSITPTPTWLTTSKLMQGSHRSTQSQWSSTNSMPDSSSGLLFTTSSSPLLTTSGRIQTSTKTSLPSTKASSSFPQTYPPSPSKTATSSSSPTDWTTGGLHPARHTSYSTRPTQRLSSFLTETSSSSGVTPFHLTKTTKQTSHSETVRHTIPSHKDNKTNFTFRDSVSLEWSCTDTLTTDIKQRKTQIYSLHVTLPTSYRKFSFITNIYDADSSNFKHIIVFRRHTIPSHKDNKTNFTFRDSVSLEWSCTDTLTTDIKQRKIQIYSLHVTLPTSYRKFSFITNIYDADSSNFKHIIVFRRHTIPSHKDNKTNFTFRDSVSLEWSCTDTLTTDIKQRKIQVYSLHVTLPTSCRTFSFITNIYDADSSNFKRVTPFHLTKTTKQTSHSETVSASNGPVPTLSPPTSNSGRSKSTAFMSLSPHPTGSSPSSPTSTMRTVPTSNVTSPQTNRTTSHQSSGPVLATSKTTSFKSYTATLKTYSSRNSRPTTVSLTPTPTWLTTSNLMQGSQRSTQTQRSSTNSMPDSSSGLLFTTSSSPLLTTSGRIQTSTKTSLPSTKAPSSFPQTYPSSPSKTATSSSSLTHWTTEGLHPARHTPNSTRATYLTTVSRKVPDEKSTWNTGKSDNNDDKIAFIFEVITSLTGATLLILMAITTAMCLCFKKRMMELKRNSRHLKKLSETGASNMELKRRSVVSLESGYCSNSVSP; encoded by the exons ATGTGTCCGTTACTCTTCATTGTGTCCTTATTAGAAT GTTTGTATCTTCTGCACGGACTGAACCATTCAGCCTGCTACAACTCCGAGTTCATCATTGACTCACCACTGTGTGAAAGTAGTGGGTATCTTGCCCCGAGGAAGTTTTTGTTTGGTCAAATCTCTCCCTCTAGCACATGTCCTACAGAACTCAGAGGACAACGAGACTATCATACTGTCCGAAGGTGTTGCAAAGTACACAATGAAGACACGATACTCAAGGAAGTGTGTATTCCGGGACAGAAGGCGCTGTTGTCAAGTCCCCTGTCTCAGATGGCAAGATATTGTAGTCGTGGAAATCGCTGTGATTCCGGGAAGCGGTTGACCAGCACGGAACTATTCACTGGAGACTATGTTTCCTTGGAATTTGACTGCGTACCTG TAAAAGATGAAATCCATGTAAATTCCGATGAGGTGCTTTATGGGAAGAATGTTTACTTGATAAGCGACAAGAAGGATGGAAGTGTACGTGATGCTAAATGTGTTGCCTACAGTAACAACCCGAGTTCATCCATCGTCATCGCTCTTGTCGACAACAATGTCCTCTCGGGAACCTGTACAATTTCATTCGCCAATTCAATGTCAGGGACTACAACCATAAATTGTGCCAAAACGGAGATTGTTAATGGTTGCAACAACGTTCTGTATACCGCCACCAGAAGCAGGGTAGATATAAATCTAACTATGAGCGTTCTTGCTAACAATAGTGATCGTCAGTTCCTGTGGATGATGGCTTCAG TTACGGATGGCGGTAACGTGACTGTTGCCTGTGGGAATAAGACACCACCAAATGGAGCTCCTTCAACAGGGTCGACGAAAAACAACCTGTTGACTCAAAAGGGTAGTTCATCATATCACTCAAACGCACCAACCATCACACCATTTCGTCTTACgaagacaacaaaacaaacttcaCATTCAGAGACAGTGTCAGCCTCGAATGGTCCTGTACCGACACTCTCACCACCGACATCAAACAGCGGAAGACCCAAGTCTACAGCCTTCATGTCACTCTCCCCACAGCCTACAGGACGTTCTCCTTCATCACCAACATCTACGATGCGGACAGTTCCAACTTCAAACGTAACATCGCcccaaacaaacagaacaactTCACATCAATCATCAGGACCAGTGCTGGCAACATCCAAAACCACACCTTTCAAATCATATACAGCAACTGGAAAACCTTATAGCAGTCGGAACTCAAGGCCGACCACAGTGTCTATCACCCCTACACCTACTTGGTTAACGACCTCAAAATTAATGCAAGGTTCACACCgaagcacacaaagtcaatgGAGCAGTACCAACTCCATGCCTGATTCATCTTCTGGATTACTGTTCACCACGTCTTCCTCACCATTACTCACAACGTCAGGTCGAATACAAACAAGTACAAAAACTTCGTTGCCATCCACAAAAGCGTCATCTtcttttccacagacatatcCACCTTCACCTTCTAAGACAGCAACATCTTCGTCGTCACCAACAGACTGGACCACAGGAGGATTACATCCTGCACGACACACATCATACTCGACACGTCCAACTCAAAGGTTGTCTTCCTTCTTGACTGAGACATCATCGTCTTCAGGCGTCACACCATTCCATCTCACaaagacaacaaaacaaacttcaCATTCAGAGACAGT GCGTCACACCATTCCATCTCACaaagacaacaaaacaaacttcaCATTCAGAGACAGTGTCAGCCTCGAATGGTCCTGTACCGACACTCTCACCACCGACATCAAACAGCGGAAGACCCAAATCTACAGCCTTCATGTCACTCTCCCCACATCCTACAGGAAGTTCTCCTTCATCACCAACATCTACGATGCGGACAGTTCCAACTTCAAAC ACATCATCGTCTTCAGGCGTCACACCATTCCATCTCACaaagacaacaaaacaaacttcaCATTCAGAGACAGTGTCAGCCTCGAATGGTCCTGTACCGACACTCTCACCACCGACATCAAACAGCGGAAGATCCAAATCTACAGCCTTCATGTCACTCTCCCCACATCCTACAGGAAGTTCTCCTTCATCACCAACATCTACGATGCGGACAGTTCCAACTTCAAAC ACATCATCGTCTTCAGGCGTCACACCATTCCATCTCACaaagacaacaaaacaaacttcaCATTCAGAGACAGTGTCAGCCTCGAATGGTCCTGTACCGACACTCTCACCACCGACATCAAACAGCGGAAGATCCAAGTCTACAGCCTTCATGTCACTCTCCCCACATCCTGCAGGACGTTCTCCTTCATCACCAACATCTACGATGCGGACAGTTCCAACTTCAAAC GCGTCACACCATTCCATCTCACaaagacaacaaaacaaacttcaCATTCAGAGACAGTGTCAGCCTCGAATGGTCCTGTACCGACACTCTCACCACCGACATCAAACAGCGGAAGATCCAAGTCTACAGCCTTCATGTCACTCTCCCCACATCCTACAGGAAGTTCTCCTTCATCACCAACATCTACGATGCGGACAGTTCCAACTTCAAACGTAACATCGCcccaaacaaacagaacaactTCACATCAATCATCAGGACCAGTGCTGGCAACATCCAAAACCACATCTTTCAAATCATATACTGCAACTTTGAAAACTTATAGCAGTCGGAACTCAAGGCCGACCACAGTGTCTCTCACCCCTACACCTACATGGTTAACGACTTCAAACTTAATGCAAGGTTCACAGCGAAGCACACAAACTCAACGGAGCAGTACCAACTCCATGCCTGATTCATCTTCTGGATTACTGTTCACCACGTCTTCCTCACCATTACTCACAACGTCAGGTCGAATACAAACAAGTACAAAAACTTCGTTGCCATCCACAAAAGCGCCATCTtcttttccacagacatatcCATCTTCACCTTCTAAGACAGCAACATCTTCGTCGTCACTGACACACTGGACCACAGAAGGATTACATCCTGCACGACACACACCAAACTCGACACGTGCAACGTACCTTACGACAGTTTCCAGAAAAGTTCCTGATGAAAAATCGACATGGAACACAG GTAAATCGGACAACAATGATGACAAGATTGCGTTTA TATTTGAGGTGATCACTAGTCTAACGGGAGCAACGCTTCTCATCCTCATGGCGATCACAACGgcaatgtgtttgtgtttcaagAAGAG GATGATGGAACTGAAACGGAATTCTCGTCATCTGAAGAAACTGTCAGAGACCGGAGCTTCAAATATGGAATTAAAGAGACGTTCCGTTGTATCTTTAGAATCTGGATATTGCTCCAATTCAGTATCACCTTGA